In Amblyomma americanum isolate KBUSLIRL-KWMA chromosome 8, ASM5285725v1, whole genome shotgun sequence, the DNA window TTGATTTTTCGAAGACGTCAAGCGTTCCTCACGCTTGTCAACAACTGTGCAAGTGATAAAGGTGTACAACGCCAGTGAATGACCACACCGGCCTCTTGAGGAGAACATATCTTACCTACAAGATCAGCTTAAACAGATGCGTAAAAAGACATGAGCTGAAGAAATATAACCTGTATTCGAAATTTCACTTTCAGCTTCcagtagctaaaaaaaaaactacaagcaGCCCATCAAAGCTATTTCACTGTTTATTTAGCAGGCAAGGGTGTGGAAATGATTAGCATTCATTAGCATAACAATCTAAAAAAGGAAGATTCCCCATGCTTTCCTTGCTGTCTGTGACTAGGTTTCGTCATTTTATTCCCCCAGCTTATTATTACTGCTATATTATTACTTATTGCTATTAAGTTACTTATAattacttattattattattattattattattattattattattattattattattttattattattgttgttgttgctttatTTACATACATAGGGATGGCAGGCAGAAAGATCGATATCGCCAATggtattcaccacctgtttacaagaGCTATTCAGAGGCTTGGATTGCGAACAATTAGGCACaaaagttaatgaagaatacctaagcaATCGCCGATTCGCTGACAAGATTGACTTGCTAACTCACTGAGCGGATGAATTGAAAAGCATGACCAATGAGTTAAAAATGGAGAAGAGTGCAGTGGGTCTAGAAATTAATTTGCAGAAAACGAAATCAATGTTGAAGTCTCGCAAGGGAAAAgtagtttacaattggtagcgaggtgctgtaagtgctaaaggtctacttagggcggTCAGTTGTATACTTTCCCGCAGGTTACGGGGATTTTATTAACCACCCTCCTCACACATCTGACGAAAGGGATGGCATGACGCTTCCCGCAGTCCGATGCACTCTTCCAATCAAACGTGATCCGAGGGTACAGTGGGGCAAAATTACAAGGGGCGAAAGGAAAATCCGGCATGCCGTAGTGGTTCCCCACACTCTTCGATTGTGCAAGAACCTTTGAATATAAGTAGGTGTTGTACGTTTCGGTTTAGGCCGAAGAAAAACCAGATAAACATGCGCCGAAATCAGTTTTCTAATTACGGATGTAAACTAAAAGGGTCAGTATCCTTTAATATGCATGCCAAAACTAGCTGACCATACATAGGAGTGGCACTTAAACAAAGGAGAAAATAAGTTAATTAGCGGATTGTTTGTTTTGAGGCATTACTCCGCTACTTTATACGCCTCTGGAAGCCAGGAGGCTCCAGCAGTAAATTATGCGGGCTGTTCTGCAGGGGGTCATAAAACAGTCAACAGCCCAACGCCGTTAGATGAGCACTTTATTTAACTATTTCGTTAGGGGTCGTCGAGAAGCCCACCTGCCTCCTCTCTCGCACCTAGCGTCATTCGAGTGGGTTTGTTTAGAAACAAGCGCTCTAAACTGCAGGAACCGTGGTTAGTCGACTGCGAAAATTCAAATCCTTTGAATGTCGCTTCCTTCCCGCAAGGCACAGCCGACACGCGGACCCCTCTGCTTTGGACGGGGACGTGGAATGCGGCAGTTAAGCAGCACGCCAAGTGATGAGTCTCAGTTGTTCCAGAAACGGACAGCACAGATGCCAGCATGGACAGAGCAGTGCGTGAATTCCCGCCTGCATGTTGTCCCCCGTTCGGTGGTCGCTGTGCTTTTGAGTGTGTGGTTTTGCGCTGGAACTGCGCGTAAAAGGCTTGGTGGATTTCACTTGGTGTTCACGAGCACAAACCTCATAGGCATCGGCGTGCTACTGGTCAAGGGGCTTTTTGGCGCCAAAATACGAAACTTgactcctttcccttacggcgcggttcaggtgtccaacgatatatgagacagatactgcgccatttcctttccccaaaacccaattattaatATTGACTAGGCACATGGTTTGTGGAGTGATGGAGAAATGATCAGACAGGGTCAGGTTGGCAGGGTTTCTTGAGGCTCCAGATCTGGCCTAACGTTCCTGATCGCTCTGTGATAGCGAACGTCTTGGTTGGTTTGTAAATTAGTTGTCAATAAAGTGCGCTTTAAGACGTGCTTGTTAACTGTCTTCGCCCACTTAGGACAGTTGCTTATTTAAATAGGCTCCTCCATACAGTAAGGACAAGGAAGAGAAGCCGTggttgctatattgcctggacacagggttcatatcatcgttcacttcttgatttcatcaaatcagcgcaccttttttcattttttaagcatcttactcatctctcacttgaTTGTTTTTATGTCCTTggacaataaacatcgcttcaagaaaaaaaaagaagtcgtgTACAAGCACTACGAAAAAGTTTATTGTTCTGGCTATCTCGACGGTTGAGCGGAACTTCTGTCGCTGTGGCCAATATGCCAACGACGTGAGGCCGCCCGACCTCTCGATCCACCCAGTGCAGAAACCCAGCATTAGCAAGACAACTCCTAGCGCATAGAAGTAAACTTTCACCTATGTCTTTGCCTTAgggttccttctgttgtttttttaatGACGACGGCATTTCTTTCTGCAAGCACTGCTCTGAGTAGAGCCATTTTTGCCACTGGTAAATTGAATGAGATGCTTTACGTCTAAAGAAATTGTGGTGACATTTACCGCACAGGATTATACCACAGTATATCGCCCGAAAAGACCGACAATTCATCCGTAGAATATAATATTCGAAAAAAGCCGAAATCTGCCTTTTAAAAGATACGCAGAAAAAATTCAGTCAATTTtcaaagaataaaaccaaaatgTCCAATACCAAAATATAGGGTATCACTGCTGCCTCAATCTTGGGAACAACAAATTCTTGGCATGTTCTGGCCTTGAATTTCCGTAGAAGCTTCTCTGCTACTGTGACAGCGACCATGATGGGAAAACCATACTTCATCAGCAGGTTATGCTTAATATTGGGGCTCTCCGGAATGAGGGATTCACAAGATTCGGCCGAGGCTCAGTGCACAAAGTACGTACCAATGGCCCGTTTCAGCATCTTTGAATCAGCTGACCCACAAAGTTATACCTCTTTTCGGGGTCATGGTAAGTACATCTAGCAAAAGTGATTTAGTGCTAGAGTcaggttgatatctaaaaactgaagctTAATATGGCCTGGTAACTTGTGGGTAAAGGCTAGACCGCTTGCTTATTTTTTAAGAACCGACAGAACCTATTTCACGCGTACCCTGTGTGTCACTTCAGGTGATCTTTAAGAATAAATCCGCAACGTGCTCGCTTAAATTatttgttacccgccgcggtggctcagtggttatggtgctcggctgctgacccgaaagacgctggttcgatcccggccgcggctgtcgaatttcgattgaggcgaaattctagaggcgcgtgtactgagcgatgccagtgcacgttaaagaaccccaggtggtcgaaatttacggaacccttcactatggcgtctctcatagcatcagtcgctttgggacgttaaacctctacaAATCAAACCAAATTATCTGTTTATTAAGACAAAAAACAATGTTCTACATTGAAATCCGCTTTTTGCTCTTGCTAGCCTATGACCTCCTAGTTTTGAATGTTTGTTGGCCTTGTCTTTCTGGAAACACTGGCGTCACATAGTAACTTCTCTGGCTTATATTTTGCTTCATCGGTGTTGTAGTGGTACGTGTTTTAACGCTTCGAAGCGAGACGTTGGGGCACTGGGGGGATGACGTAGCgaactccggattagtttagaccaccTTTGGCTCTTTAGCTTGCTCAGACATCGAATACCAACCACAACGacgttgttgcatttcgccttcaaTGGCAGAGATTCAATTACGCGACCTTGGGATGAGCAACCCAATCTCAAAGGCACTGAGTCACCTCTGCCGGTCGTTCTTCATCTATGTTGCGCGACATAAATCTGAGTAATTATCACTCAAGCAAAAGGGATATAATGGTTTTCCGTGCCCGGTTGCTTTTGCAGAATCTTTCGCGACTGGCCGCAATATCGTCAAATCAATGTCGATAACACAGAAGCCAAACAttccggaggaggaggaggtcagTAAGCAGCAGCGATGAAAAGGCAGGAAGAAAAATGCCCACAATGTACAGAGTGGACGGGTGGTGTATTTTATTCTATGAAATGCAGCAAAAGTATATTCCGACTTTCCTCCGTGTGTGATCTGCTGGTCTGCAGTATCCGTAGTGATGTCATTTTTATCCATCCGTCCGACCGTCGGTCTTTCCGTTCGTCATATCTTTTACATTTGTGCACTTCTGTAAAGGTAAGTGAACCTGTACTCAGCGCCTTTGGTAATTCTGTGCATGGGGGCGTGTTTTCGTACACGGAACGCCGTTAAATGAACAAGTTTCTTGTACAGCTAGAGCAGTAATGCATGAGCTTCAAGTCACGCCGACCTCACAAATGCAGGTATAAGCTTAACTGGATACCAGAGGAGCACCCATGTGGTTACATAGTTACATGGGTCAGAAGAAGAGCTCCGTTAAGGAAACCACTACGAGAAGTTAACTTTTGAATAAAGGATTATGATAACGATTTGATATCAGTGGCACGAGCACGCTCTGGCTGAAGAACGCAATAGCTAACCGGTTAGGTGCTCACGAGATAGTGCGCATAAAGCATTTCGCCCGGGGGAGccatgatgatgattatttttATCTTAGATTAATATTTATTTAAATGAAGAACATTTGATCAAAAAGATAAATATTTTATATAATCAAGAGGTTTTCGCCCCCAGAATATGGAGAAACCTAAAGTCCAGAGCTCCTGTGGCCTTCGCTTCTTGCTCCGCCCGGTGAACCACCTGTCTTAAGTCCGAcagaagccgagcatcaggccgtGCGAAAGCTTGCACCCAATGGAAAGGCGGTAGGTACCAGAGCCACTAGGACTTTCGAACAtcattaaaacttcctgttgggcgagttggttgttcatcttgatctagaaatgttcttttgcgcaaataaaacgacacacgagaaaggcgacacacacacacacaagcgcaaactgtcaactgactttattggcggaaggccacaccttataaaggccgaagggtggggtgatattccatgaaaaaagagaaagaaagaatgagataaCAAAACAAGGTGCGAAAAAGCCACTAAAGCAGAACGCATGCGCGGGCAGACATGCGTAAGAATGAAAGGAAACATTTGTGAAAAATTAACAGTTAGCCGCTTTAAAAGAGGCGATCTCAGCCGCGAACAGAGATAAAGAGGGTTCGCTGATGCACTCGCCACCAAGTTTCTTTATATGATAGGCTTCTAGGCTAATCCGTGCCGTCTTATCTCTACTCTTGCCAAGAACCTTCGTCTCTTCAAACCGGGCCACACATTCTTCACAGTTActaacgtgcgcaaccaaatgcacATATTTGTCTTCTCGTTTTTCTAAATTTAGGGCGTGTTCCCCCAGACGGTCATTCAGacaacgtccagtttggccgacataaaactttccacaagacatagggatggagtaaaccactccagtggaacaccgaacgaacggtttctggtgcttcttcagacacccacgtttttttgcgtcacaaatgcgtgggcagagctttcccaatttgttgggagccgagaacacgacaggtacaccgtgtctgcttgcaacttttttgaggttgtgcgaaattttgtgGATATACGGCACGACCTCAGGCCTAGGGGCCTTTTGTTGAGTTTCAGCAATTTTTGGCCCTGCTCCACGTTTGGACTTCTGAAGAATGGCCTCGGAAACGGCAGTCAGAACCGACCAGGGGAACCCTGCAGCCAAAAGCCGGCTTATCTGATGATTAAAActgtcaaacatttgatgtggacacgattTTTGGAGAGAAGATTCCATACAAAGCGAAGCTATTCCTCGTTTTATAGTCTTGGAGTGCGCCGAGTCATACGGCAACAACACCTTTTTTGCGCGTGGATAATAGCCCCAGCAGACGTGTCCTTCAGAGAACGTTAatctgaggtctaaaaactgtaaaaccgaAACGTCGGGCAGTTCATGGGTAAAAGTCAAACCAAGACCATGTCCGTTAAAAGTatctaaaacttcacctactgtagaggggtaggtgaaggtcttctgcttttttaaaagtactaaaaaatcgtctacatacctaaaaacctttaaaactgtCCCGCTCTCCTTAAAAGTCTGCTCCAGCCGCTTATCTACcttagctaaaaaaatatcgcaCAAAATAGGAGCTACGCAAGAGCCTATACAGATGCCATTTCGCTGCAAGAAAGGCTGGtcgttaaaaacaataaaagtagcattcaagtaaaactgcaaaagAGCTAAAAAATTATCTACAGACAAGCCTGTTGAGTTCTGGAACGACACGTcgccgttttcttcaatgcattccTTAACAGACAGTAGAATTTGATCTTTAGGCACGGAATAAAAAAGGTCTTGTATGTCTATGGAAAAACCAAAGCCAATTTCTTCATTAGACTTAACAAACTGTGCTACATCGACTgactttttggtaagaaagggATCGTCCAAGACAAGGCATTTTAGCTTCTTTAGCAAGAACTGGCTGACGTTTACCTGCCACGATCCCTGTTCACTAACAATTGTCCTGAACGGAATCTCCGGTTTGTGGGTCTTAGCTGTGAAAAAAGGGTTTAGGCTGTTTCCCCTGCtatttgcgcttgtgtgtgtgtgtgtgtcgcctttctcgtgtgtcgttttatttgcgcaaaagaacatttctagatcaagaCTTTCGAACACCACCGGTCTTGTATTAGAGGTGGATGTTTGAACCACTAGGGCACCGCTGCGGTTACTACATAAAAAAGTATACGactgcaggagaaaaagaaacacCCTACTACACTAAGCGATATATTGTAATATTGGCAAAGCACATACTAGCCTGCAAGCTTTTCTGTTCTTGAAAGACTCCCAGAAAGTATTCAGTTTGTACGGCAAATAATAAAGTTCAGTCTTCAGCATACTGCGGGAAACCTGAATGGATAATCACGGTACGCCTCTCAGGAGACTCGAGCAATCGCGCAGCTCCTGCTTCTTCTTTTGGCTTTCATCTAAGCGTCCTGCACCCTGTTTGGATGCTGGTAATTCAAAGTAACGCAACATTGACGCACGACCTTTCGTCTCCCTGCTGCTATCAAACAATAGCTCTTCATTGGCAGTGTGCAATGACCGAAAAAAAATAATAGGTGCATTAGACAAACGAGCAAAAATTCTCCGACGAGCCGTTGGAGGAAGTCCCTAACTGACATCATGGACGAACCACTTGAGAGCTTCATGTAGGATGCTGAAAGTGCAATGGCGGATTTCTTTTTGTAATAAAGGCATGCCTGAGCTCCTTTGTGTCAAAGTGCAGAGAATAATGttcaatttttaatttttggcaAACATCTATACAAGAAGAAAAACTTTTCTTAACACTAGTGCGCTTATCTTACTGAGTGGGGCCCTTAGCCCAGGGCTCCAGGTGTCACGGCGATCTTTCTGGCCCGCTAGAGCAGCTGTCGCTGGTCTTGAGGGTTCGTGCTGGTAAGTGCGGTCTCAAGAAGGGCTCTCAGTCCATGACCCCGTTAGCCACCGCTATCTTCTCGGCAAGCTTGGTGAGCCGGCACTGATCTGTCGGCTCTGTGCTTAACAGGGCATCACGTCATGAGGAAAGGGTGATGAAGGTTATAGGTGGGACGCCGCCAGTGGTCCGGGTGGGCACTGGTCCAGCGTGACACAGTTATATTCACCGTCCCTGTAGAATCCTTCCGAGCAAAGACAGCTATAGTTGCAGTCAGTGGTGCAGGCGGGGCCTATGGTGCGCTGCCAGCACGTGACGTCGGTACAGTTGACGCTGGCGCACTCCTTCCATTCCTCGTTGGTGCCGCACAGGTGGGGAATGTCCGAAAACTTGAACAGCGCCTGGGCCTCAGTGCGGACAACTGGGAGGGAATCGCATAGCATGAAGGACATTACGAAGGCCTAGATTGACGCCAAAACCGGTATCGCATTCTAGAAAGACTACGAAGATTACATCTGACACTGAATGAAGGGTGATGCCCTTGCACTGTACCGGAGGAGGCGTGGCACAGAATTACCAGAAGCCCGCCGACCTCTTTGAAGTTCTGAACAGAGTAGGTATCGCATCAAGCCATAGATGGGGTACGTAATATTACGATACTGCAGTTGAGTGCGCTGATACGTAAGAAAAGAGTATAACGTCGAACCTTGCCCGTTAAGCGGCCACTGACCACTTAAGCCCGAACAAAAAACGGTTCGCCAGTCCAGGCCTATGGCCTCACTATCTTCACGGCTTAACCTACCGAAACCTGCGCACGCTTTACGAGCGCTGAGCTTTTACGCCGTCGCAGTTTCTCACCCATTTCGACGGCGCAGACCATGATCACAGCCGTCACCAGGACCAAAGAACTCTTCATCTTCAAAGCTTCAAAGCGCATCAACGCTGGAGCCAAAGTGGCGTTACTTATACGGCGGTCGCCCCTTTCCGTGTCGAGCCTCGTTCAGGGTGCAGTCATCTCTTGTGGAAATCGAAAACAAGCTGCCTTTCTCTGCGCAGGGTTTCCAGCCTtaggccgcggcaactctgagcgGATGTTGGCCGTATCTCCCCGATAGCACTGGCTCGACGCCCCTCTTGTTTATTCTGACATGAACTCATGTGTCCCTGCCCGCGGTTTGGATCTTGTTAATTCGCCGTAAAGAAACAGCGATATACGTCTGCTGTTTCCGCATCCTGGCTGGTGTCAAGTGTATGCCTGAGTTCGCCGCACTTTGCGAAGAACGAATGGAATGTCGGCAGTGAAGAAACACAGAGCGTAGTTACGCACGCAAGCGGGGCAGTTAGTGACCGATGACGTTGACAAACTACAAGAGAACAGTAGGCAGAATGTTCACAGAGCGTATTTGGTGGTTTTTTTTATTCGTTAAAGACACGTGCCTGCCTCTTCGTCTTACAAAACAAAACAACGTTCTAACTTGAGTTCCGGAGACTTGTCAACTTTCCACAGCGTAACTTTCGAATGGATGTCGGCTGTGTCCTGAAAACACTGGTGTGACATCCTTACTCATCGTGCTTTTATTTTACCTTTCATCTATGTGGTCTTGCATACTGTTTAAATGTTGCTAGCTCACAGTCATGGCAGCGGCATATAAGGTTTTTTCGCTTCTGGTAAGTTCGCACAATCTTTCTTCGTTCGCCTCGTCTTGAGACGAGAACAAACGAAAAGTTGACACAAAGCTAATAATGAAGTCAATTACGCCGATGAGCCGGCGGGAGAAGTCAGAAACCGACAACGACATGAGTAACGACATCAATGAACGCTTGCTTAAGCATTGCCGGACCGCTGATTCATTAAGTGGGGGAgttcatttagctgaccacattcgccgttgctcgcgcgaGCCAGCGTGCAGGGCGTTTTTGAAAGAAACACGAGTGTTGCGCAAGTTTAGCACTCAAAAGAACCGGGACATTTTTGAAGCTTTCCGTGTCTCTTCTCATAAAGAGAACTGCGTCAGCCGCCCTTCTGTTGCGCTGCGGATAAAAGAAATAGATTATCTCAAGGCAAATGTGTTTGGTGGGTAAGCCAGGTAGGCGATGCGGAGGCGCACCGATCTCTTGAATGTGAGTGGCAAGATACCCTTATGCCTatctttttgtttttggtttttataTTGGTTTACGCCGCCTTGAATAATCGTTATCTGGTCGAAGAAATACTTTTCAGCCCCAGGTGTCACTAGTACTCATTTGCACATAAAAAGCCTGTTTTatggaataaacctcagttgaagtcCGGCGTCCGTGGGGCCTATACTCTCTTTGTCAGTGTGTTTCTGTGTGCTGGAATGATGGCTCATAAACGATGAAAAGTGAGGAAGATTGGTGTGGGCAGGGTTGAAAGTGCGGCGGGGTTTTTTAGTGCGACAACGTTAGATCGAACCTTCGTAGCAAAAGCCTTGCGCGTTGCCAGAATAATTCAGGATTTTGTCAAGACGGTTGTGTCGCAGAATctgagctgtggaatgaaaatgaCTAAAACTCAAACTAAATTGTGATTGCGAAGTTTTATTATGTCTGACAAGTGATTATTGCAAAAAatgtaaattatttaattacattAAATTATGTACAATATTTACAGTGAAAAGACAATTCCGGTAATCGGCTGAGAACCGAACCTGTGATCCTCGCGTTGCAAGTCGGACACGCCACCCCTATGCCATTGAAGCTTTTCTTTCAGAAATAGTGTTTGTAACACTTGAACTATGTTCTATTTGCACGAACAATTTATAAAGCTTGCGGGAAGCGCCACGAAATAAAATATAGAAAAACatagcaacagagcactagacaaGAGGAAAAGGAGATGAGCttatcaccaagagggagtgccactccggtttaaagtcgaTTCTCTGATATGAACAAATATTTCGCAGAAATAACATTTGTCGAAACAACAGAATCACAGTGACGGTCTGTCATTCTACCGTAGGTTTCCAAAAGCTGTGTAgttccaagagaaaaaaaaaatcacaagagGTACATAATCATACTGCGCTGCGTTGGGGTATCGTATGGTACGAGAAGTCAAACAAATACAGTTTTTGAAGCTCCGTTGCAAGACATCCCAGAACAGAACCGCTTCATTAAAATAGATCAAGCAACGTTAAATTGTTTTAGGATCATCACAGATGCGGCAGTTGACAGATGGCACAAAAATGTCCTTTTTATGAAGCCAAGTCTTCACGGGCAATGTTTACGAAAGTAACTTGCTGAAGGAAGCCTTAGGGCACGGTGAAAGTAACATATTCCGCAACCACGTAAATACATCATGTCCTCGCAGTCCACAGTAAAATAAGCGCTAAATAGGAGGAGATAAAAGCATAGAAATCAAGTCTTTGTACTTAAGTTTTCGCGACATTTAAAATAAGAACTCTGTTGAAAAACGCACTTCCAGAATACGCACAGCAAAATTTACCTCATGCATAAAACCCCGTAAACAAGGGACTGCCAGTGAAGTTTGAGGATACAATCCGAGTGGGCAAAGCATTAACCAAATTCGCCAACAAAAATGCTCGAAATATCGGGTAGGAAGTGTTGCGAAAAAACATCAAGCGCGTAACAATCTGCCGCGCGTAAAGATGAACTAAACCTAGCCCACCCACGCTAACAGGCCGGAAAAGATAATCACTTCGCATGGGTTCCATGGAAGAACCCCAAACAAGGCACCTTCGATTGGCTTGTGTCTAGGGTGCCTTGAGTGCCTTTTTGTGTCTAGTATGCCTAGTGATGTGTGCTAATGAGTGCGTAATCAGATGACAtaattaaaaacagaaaaaaaaccatcaacactgtcgcgtcatacccttaaggcgaagcgtAAGTGTCCCTCTAATTTTTGTTTTAATAAATGCAGTGAGCGGTCACTTTTATACTTTTCCATCGTGTGGGGTCTCCCGGTGTCCGGTTTCCCGAGTAATTTTTTATCTCTGTCCGCCTGTCCGTCCGACCCCTTGTCCAGGCGCACCTGTCAAAAGTAAGGGAACTCATGCTTTGTATGTATAGGTATATCATGCGTACTGGGGGTGACATCAATAAGTTGtccattttccgttgtccatttcgtGTCGTTTCTGTTCCCTCTCAGTgccactcagatatacccgcggctgtCAAGATTCAGAGGAAAGCGACCTGGCCGTTGGGTGGTTGGCaaccggacctcaccattggctgcatattgcagcCAATGGCAACCAGTGATCATATCCGttcgcctgctgttgacagagcgctgcgataCGCGTCACCATTGGCTGCGCATTGCATCCAATTTCAGCTAACGCTAAGGTTCGGTGACTACCACCCTATGGCCGTTTCCCTTGCCACAGActcttgaaagccgcgggtatactTGAGCAATCACCGACAAAGGACCGAACGGATGGATGCTAAGTGGACACGGAAAATAGACAGCtcatagaatacggcccctggtgtCCATTTGTGGATGCCAATcggttttaagagaaaaagtccCTTATACAAGTAATGCTGTAATGCAGGACCTTCCATTGAAATTCACCTCACCAATGCAGGTTAAGCTCGCTGGGATAGCAAAGGAACACCTATATAAAAGGTACTTGGGCTTGTTGGGAGCTCCGTTAAGATAACCGCTACAAGAAGTTATCTGCTGCAATAAAGATCACGATGATTATTTCATAGCAATAGCGTCAAGGCGCCTTGACTGAAAACTTCCATAACTAGTGCGGTATGTCTCCACTAAGTGGGgtcaaaggtttttttttttcaaaccactTTCTCGTTGAGAAGCAGAGCACTATGCCATGAAAAAACTTGAACTCAGTGGAAAAC includes these proteins:
- the LOC144101842 gene encoding ixochymostatin-like; amino-acid sequence: MRFEALKMKSSLVLVTAVIMVCAVEMVVRTEAQALFKFSDIPHLCGTNEEWKECASVNCTDVTCWQRTIGPACTTDCNYSCLCSEGFYRDGEYNCVTLDQCPPGPLAASHL